A stretch of Candidatus Manganitrophaceae bacterium DNA encodes these proteins:
- a CDS encoding multicopper oxidase domain-containing protein — protein sequence MERSTSRFLGGVFAFLALFMVLSTETRVLGAEEAHPHEHDMQQMRMPERGPGSPVPAGAVRQDAGSEMFNKLTERLDHEITQAGGQLGGFTSASQAHAKSQGIPLQISNEESVNQGGRCPNNVPVKTFDISAINAEITISRFMDFYPGYLYVLTEDVEKVRAEEKKNKAARESKEPFPASAVSTGLQGDQIQPLVVRANAGDCVRITLRNKTENDEPVSLHIHGSSMIVKATGQAATMSNKDSLVAPGKSQEFEWYIPGDQPDSSHHFHSHAVRDQWSLGMFGALVVEPRGSRYLSPWTGKEMKSGWMAMIEDPNGPDFREFAIFYHEIGDEVFRILDRNGEMLPQRDAFTDTYRPGGRALNLRSEPHGTRLAMQDKAHGVHDESMGYGSYTFGDPATTVPRSYLGDPTKYRMMGGSEVIHSHHLHGGSDRWPRSPGAVTKAEFNFAATSSGTGPVKFPPVRTSSERLDVQAIGAAESYDQVIECGSGGCAYGAGDYTFHCHIPQHYVTGMWGFWRVYNTLQASGAQDDIMPPLAELPDRKGKMKPAVDSSKLVGTTVDWFGGQKFKITADKTDWKANPPEVSVKEWVDMLLPAQGKPGGTDDEHKQIVAMDATVLDWSWQGNTALSEPETTQAWVNYKSPIPGKRFPIRFDPATGKLSIPYLRPHMGKRVPFSPEHNPAPFFEPIRRIASETEPATPGEQGPWSLCPGRAPRKYYTINGITLPITLKKATKKTPAIVDPDGLLFVLEEEEADVRKNDDRKVPLAIRANVYDCVDVIYKSKMRDDDRSVHSNKTNIHPHFFQFDITASDGVIIGFNYEQSVRPFTILKAEDKTKPHEGLPVPQNTTLTKEGKKGDTSIEIASNVRNIDVHGGKFDAPMFQPGITIGLSLDGVGEFEAVKIKEIKGNTVVLSEPLKGNHKKGAIASPEFVRYRWYPDVDLGLVFWHDHVFGLDGWGHGLFGSTIVEPAGSTYHDPVTGKEIRSGIVADIHTTDPVSTQVSGSFREVVMQIMDSNPRAAELITADNPMVGRPSVDGTPSAKYPERLNKSAMTFLNGGEATTGGGYGLRVEPLSVRLANNPDPSQLFSSKIHGDPETPMMRAYLGDPMVFRIIQGSTNEAHTWHVSGHYFPMERFNGDALPRNTFHIAIAERLDMVIPAAGGPQKMAGDYLYYSGRASHFSGGAWGMIRVLDKADKTLQPLPSREEIPASAKDLCPADAPVKNFSVSAIDYAMRFNPGMPEVMEVDLGRKVSTANESGKVYVLDDEVTKVKSGGLKPMPLTLRVNVGDCIKIKLTNRMAKERAGLHADMLAFDPKDSYGANVGNNPGDQTVAPGQSRTYTYYAHPEYGENAAIIQDWGNVVDNPRNGLYGAILIGPRGSKYRDPISGEDITLKNSWQADVIVDRTVPGNENKINYREFSLMFQDEDNLMGTSFMPYAQKVAGLTGVNYRSEPKDWYLENGCEVGMIFRCVSDNKSGPTTPTLQAHAGDPVMLHVFGGFNEQVGVFALDGHEWAVDRFRGAHLHSSFEFGGTSYLRIDLRGGAGGPHQLPGDYVYMNHRAAYTDAGQFGFLRVLPKGDKRIIALSPTDPGFRFADQGEARPVAMEQAVK from the coding sequence ATGGAGAGGTCAACAAGCCGCTTCCTGGGGGGAGTTTTTGCGTTTTTAGCGCTTTTCATGGTTTTATCAACCGAGACCCGCGTGCTCGGCGCAGAAGAGGCGCACCCGCACGAACATGATATGCAGCAGATGAGAATGCCTGAGCGTGGACCGGGGAGTCCCGTTCCGGCCGGCGCCGTCCGGCAAGATGCCGGCTCGGAGATGTTCAATAAACTGACCGAGCGGCTGGACCACGAGATCACCCAGGCGGGTGGGCAGCTCGGCGGATTCACCTCCGCGTCACAGGCCCATGCCAAGTCGCAGGGGATTCCGCTTCAGATCAGCAATGAAGAATCGGTGAACCAGGGGGGGCGCTGCCCCAACAACGTACCGGTGAAGACGTTTGATATCTCCGCCATCAATGCGGAGATCACGATCAGCCGGTTTATGGATTTCTATCCCGGCTACCTCTACGTTCTGACCGAAGATGTTGAAAAGGTCCGGGCCGAGGAGAAGAAGAACAAAGCGGCCCGGGAGAGCAAAGAGCCCTTCCCTGCGTCGGCGGTGTCTACCGGGCTGCAGGGCGATCAGATCCAACCGCTCGTCGTCCGGGCCAATGCCGGCGACTGCGTTCGGATCACGCTGCGCAACAAGACTGAAAACGATGAACCGGTCAGCCTCCATATCCACGGCTCCAGCATGATTGTGAAGGCAACCGGCCAGGCGGCGACGATGTCGAACAAAGATTCTCTGGTCGCGCCCGGCAAGAGCCAGGAGTTTGAATGGTATATTCCGGGCGATCAGCCCGACAGCTCGCATCATTTCCATAGCCACGCCGTCCGCGATCAGTGGTCGCTCGGCATGTTCGGCGCGCTGGTGGTCGAGCCCCGCGGCTCCCGCTATCTGAGCCCCTGGACCGGCAAAGAGATGAAGAGCGGCTGGATGGCGATGATTGAAGATCCGAACGGCCCCGACTTCCGGGAATTCGCCATCTTCTACCATGAAATCGGCGACGAGGTCTTCCGGATTCTCGACCGCAACGGCGAAATGCTTCCGCAGCGAGACGCCTTCACCGATACTTACCGTCCCGGCGGCCGGGCCCTGAATCTTCGAAGCGAGCCGCATGGAACCCGTTTGGCGATGCAGGACAAAGCGCACGGGGTGCACGATGAATCGATGGGATACGGTTCCTATACCTTCGGCGACCCTGCCACCACCGTTCCCCGCTCTTATCTCGGCGATCCGACCAAATACCGGATGATGGGGGGCTCCGAAGTGATTCACTCCCATCACCTCCACGGCGGCAGCGACCGCTGGCCCCGCTCTCCCGGCGCCGTCACCAAGGCCGAATTCAACTTCGCGGCCACCTCCAGCGGGACCGGCCCGGTGAAGTTTCCGCCGGTTCGGACCAGCTCGGAGCGGCTCGATGTGCAAGCGATCGGCGCCGCCGAATCGTATGATCAGGTGATCGAGTGCGGCTCCGGCGGCTGTGCCTATGGGGCGGGCGATTACACCTTCCACTGCCACATTCCCCAGCACTACGTCACCGGCATGTGGGGTTTTTGGCGGGTTTATAATACCCTCCAGGCGTCCGGCGCTCAGGACGATATCATGCCGCCGCTGGCCGAGCTTCCAGATCGCAAAGGGAAGATGAAACCGGCGGTCGATTCCTCCAAACTTGTCGGCACCACCGTCGATTGGTTCGGCGGACAGAAGTTCAAGATCACCGCCGACAAAACCGATTGGAAGGCGAATCCGCCGGAAGTCTCGGTGAAGGAGTGGGTCGATATGCTTCTTCCCGCCCAGGGAAAACCGGGTGGAACCGATGACGAGCACAAGCAGATCGTCGCAATGGACGCAACCGTCCTCGATTGGAGCTGGCAGGGGAATACTGCCCTATCCGAGCCGGAAACGACCCAGGCCTGGGTGAACTATAAGAGTCCTATTCCGGGCAAGCGGTTTCCAATCCGGTTTGATCCGGCCACCGGAAAGCTCTCGATCCCCTATCTCAGACCCCACATGGGGAAACGGGTTCCTTTCTCGCCGGAGCACAACCCGGCACCGTTCTTTGAGCCGATCCGCCGGATCGCGTCTGAGACCGAACCGGCGACTCCCGGAGAGCAAGGGCCCTGGAGCCTCTGTCCTGGAAGGGCGCCCCGGAAGTACTACACGATCAACGGCATTACCCTTCCGATCACACTGAAGAAGGCGACCAAGAAGACGCCGGCGATCGTCGATCCCGACGGGCTCCTCTTTGTCCTGGAGGAAGAAGAGGCCGACGTTCGAAAGAACGACGATCGGAAAGTGCCGTTGGCGATTCGTGCCAACGTCTACGACTGCGTCGATGTCATCTACAAAAGCAAGATGAGAGATGACGATCGAAGCGTCCATTCCAACAAGACCAACATCCATCCCCATTTCTTTCAGTTCGACATCACCGCGTCGGACGGGGTGATCATCGGCTTCAACTATGAGCAGTCGGTCCGGCCCTTCACCATCCTCAAGGCGGAAGACAAAACAAAGCCGCACGAAGGACTGCCGGTTCCTCAGAACACCACCCTGACGAAAGAGGGGAAGAAAGGCGACACCTCGATTGAGATCGCCTCCAACGTTCGCAACATCGATGTCCATGGGGGGAAGTTCGATGCCCCGATGTTCCAACCGGGAATCACGATCGGCCTCTCGCTCGATGGGGTCGGCGAATTTGAAGCAGTGAAGATCAAGGAGATTAAGGGGAACACGGTCGTTCTGTCAGAGCCTCTGAAAGGAAATCACAAGAAGGGGGCGATCGCCAGCCCTGAGTTCGTCCGCTACCGCTGGTATCCGGATGTCGATCTCGGCCTGGTCTTCTGGCATGACCATGTCTTCGGCCTCGATGGCTGGGGCCATGGGCTCTTCGGCTCGACGATCGTCGAGCCGGCCGGGTCGACCTATCATGATCCGGTGACCGGCAAGGAGATCCGCAGCGGCATTGTCGCCGACATCCACACGACCGATCCGGTGTCGACCCAAGTTTCGGGAAGTTTCCGGGAAGTGGTCATGCAGATCATGGATTCCAATCCGAGAGCCGCCGAGTTGATCACGGCCGATAACCCGATGGTGGGACGTCCTTCCGTCGACGGGACACCGTCGGCGAAATATCCGGAGCGGCTGAACAAGTCGGCGATGACCTTCCTCAACGGAGGGGAAGCGACGACCGGTGGTGGATATGGGTTGCGGGTGGAGCCGCTTTCGGTGCGGCTGGCCAACAATCCCGATCCTTCGCAACTCTTCTCCAGCAAGATCCATGGTGATCCGGAAACGCCGATGATGAGGGCATATCTGGGAGATCCGATGGTTTTCCGCATCATCCAAGGGTCGACGAATGAAGCGCACACCTGGCATGTCAGCGGCCATTATTTCCCGATGGAGCGCTTCAACGGAGACGCATTGCCACGCAACACCTTCCACATCGCCATCGCCGAGCGGCTTGATATGGTGATTCCGGCAGCCGGCGGACCGCAGAAAATGGCGGGAGACTACCTCTACTACTCCGGACGGGCATCTCATTTTTCCGGAGGGGCCTGGGGGATGATCCGGGTATTGGACAAGGCCGATAAGACCCTTCAACCATTGCCGTCACGGGAGGAAATCCCCGCCTCGGCGAAGGACCTCTGTCCTGCAGATGCTCCGGTGAAGAACTTCAGCGTGTCGGCCATCGACTATGCGATGCGTTTTAACCCGGGAATGCCTGAGGTCATGGAAGTCGACTTGGGCCGAAAGGTTTCTACGGCCAATGAATCGGGCAAGGTCTATGTCCTCGATGACGAGGTCACCAAGGTGAAGAGCGGCGGGCTCAAGCCGATGCCGCTGACGCTGCGGGTCAACGTCGGGGATTGCATCAAGATCAAGCTGACCAACCGGATGGCCAAAGAGCGGGCCGGGCTGCATGCCGACATGCTCGCTTTTGATCCGAAAGATTCATACGGGGCGAATGTCGGGAACAACCCCGGAGATCAGACGGTCGCCCCCGGCCAAAGCAGAACCTACACCTACTATGCCCACCCGGAATATGGTGAGAACGCCGCCATTATTCAGGATTGGGGGAATGTCGTTGACAATCCGCGGAACGGACTGTATGGCGCCATCCTCATCGGGCCGAGGGGGTCGAAGTATCGCGATCCCATCTCCGGTGAAGATATCACGCTGAAGAACTCCTGGCAGGCTGATGTGATCGTTGACCGGACCGTTCCGGGGAACGAGAACAAAATCAATTACCGGGAATTCTCTCTGATGTTCCAGGATGAAGACAACCTGATGGGGACCAGTTTCATGCCCTACGCCCAAAAGGTGGCGGGACTCACCGGGGTCAACTATCGATCGGAGCCGAAAGACTGGTACCTAGAGAACGGCTGCGAGGTGGGGATGATCTTCCGCTGCGTTTCCGACAACAAGAGCGGTCCGACCACGCCGACGCTGCAGGCCCATGCCGGAGATCCGGTGATGCTTCATGTTTTCGGCGGCTTTAACGAGCAGGTCGGTGTTTTTGCCCTGGACGGTCATGAGTGGGCGGTCGATCGTTTCAGAGGAGCGCATCTCCACAGCTCTTTTGAATTCGGCGGAACCTCCTATCTTCGTATCGATCTTCGAGGGGGAGCCGGTGGACCGCATCAGTTGCCGGGCGATTACGTTTACATGAATCACCGGGCGGCGTATACCGATGCGGGGCAATTCGGCTTCCTTCGGGTGCTGCCGAAGGGGGACAAGAGAATTATCGCCTTGTCTCCCACCGATCCTGGATTCCGATTTGCGGATCAAGGAGAGGCTCGGCCTGTGGCGATGGAGCAGGCAGTCAAGTAA
- a CDS encoding PQQ-like beta-propeller repeat protein, whose product MIWKTDLGREKRQRKRGRSRLAASLFVPFLMAILLFEVLPEPGGGVGFAAKKNPGDAVKWIYSTGNTIFSRPAIGSDESVYISSSDTYLYALDTLGKLRWRQKIGPLKHVSLNKSTPNVGPDGTIYVGSIDGHLYAVTAAGEIKWRYNVGREVQSSPTLGPDGTIYFGSEDGNLYALDPAGKLKWRYSVGNPVHSDPSVGKDGTVYLGADDGFLYAFQPDGKVRWRFKADSSVSSPAVGLDGMIYVGSTGGYFYSISKEGKERWRYQTTQPVSAAPAIGSDGVIYIGSYDGPLYALEPTGALRWQSQVHSVATAGPSIGPDGMVFIGSNDGFLYAFSPEGKPVWQFRPGHAASSVAAFGKDGTVYVGSHDGDLYALMTAQKKLLF is encoded by the coding sequence ATGATCTGGAAGACCGATCTCGGCAGGGAGAAGCGTCAGAGAAAAAGGGGGAGATCCCGTCTTGCTGCATCCCTTTTTGTCCCATTCCTAATGGCAATCCTGCTTTTTGAGGTCTTGCCGGAGCCGGGGGGCGGGGTCGGTTTTGCCGCCAAAAAAAATCCGGGCGATGCGGTCAAGTGGATTTACTCTACCGGAAACACGATCTTCTCCCGGCCGGCCATCGGCTCGGATGAATCGGTTTACATCAGCTCGTCGGACACCTACCTGTATGCGCTTGATACACTCGGAAAATTACGGTGGCGTCAGAAGATCGGACCGCTGAAACATGTCAGCCTCAACAAATCGACGCCGAATGTCGGCCCCGACGGAACGATCTATGTCGGATCGATCGACGGACACCTCTATGCCGTCACCGCTGCGGGGGAGATCAAGTGGCGTTATAACGTCGGCAGAGAAGTGCAGTCGTCGCCGACCCTTGGTCCGGACGGGACGATCTATTTCGGATCGGAAGATGGAAATCTCTATGCGCTCGATCCGGCAGGGAAATTGAAATGGCGCTATTCAGTTGGTAATCCGGTCCACTCCGATCCTTCTGTCGGGAAAGACGGGACCGTTTATCTCGGCGCCGACGATGGTTTCCTCTATGCTTTCCAGCCGGACGGAAAGGTGCGGTGGCGCTTCAAGGCCGACAGCAGCGTCTCCTCCCCCGCGGTGGGGCTGGATGGAATGATCTATGTCGGATCGACCGGAGGGTATTTCTACAGCATCTCGAAGGAAGGGAAGGAGCGCTGGCGATATCAAACGACCCAACCGGTCTCGGCGGCTCCCGCCATCGGCTCGGATGGGGTGATCTACATCGGATCGTATGACGGTCCCCTTTATGCGTTGGAGCCGACCGGTGCGCTCCGGTGGCAATCTCAAGTCCACAGCGTCGCCACTGCCGGTCCGAGCATCGGCCCGGATGGGATGGTCTTCATCGGATCGAACGACGGATTTCTTTATGCGTTCAGCCCGGAAGGAAAACCGGTCTGGCAGTTCCGCCCGGGACACGCCGCTTCTTCGGTTGCGGCGTTCGGAAAAGATGGAACGGTCTATGTCGGCTCCCACGACGGCGATCTCTATGCACTGATGACGGCTCAGAAAAAACTCCTCTTCTGA
- a CDS encoding multicopper oxidase domain-containing protein — protein sequence MTIARRSILTLLFALLLVFARREGVFAGGDHVHPEGADAQPTSSDWEAKFKAQIAREDKMEGREGHADKVDAAMNRLMQEISKGTDQHAGHSGGGPFGDMATMQQMDRSFFLGPAANTESVMGGGHCPKNAQVKEYNISAINVEITLNQWQDYHPGYMYVLNENLDKVREEEKKNKEARSKEGYDAGAVTTGLQTDMIQPLNIRGNQGDCIVFTLTNKTDGDDVSLHIHGSSTIVKASGQAATISNPESTVKPGKSQTFEWYIRPDEQEGAHTFHSHVGREQASLGMIGTFVVEPSGSRYLDPISGKESKSGWQMMIVADKGAHPSSKDFREFILIYHEIGDESFRPLNRNGEMIPQRDPNTDSYRPSARAMNYRSEPFGVNNLALQEKYFHHEDESLGYSSYTFGDAPTTIPRSYMGDPAKFRLVHGGGEVFHSHHPHGGTIRWLRQPKADGKGEFLMTAAENGPVKYPEVRTTSDRVDVQVIGPSEVLDLQTECGSGLCQQLAGDFLFHCHVAHHYVAGMWGYWRVYNTLQTGNYPMASTDIMPPLQELPDRKGRIKPAVTSDKLVGKTMDWFDKKFNITADKSDWSKPIPDVSIKDWVTMMTPPSGQPGHTEDEAKQIAAYDATVWDWAWEGNKALGEPEVSGKFPWPKYKSPMPGKRPPILFDEKTGKVAFPLFKPHFGKRVPFARHHGPAPWLEPIHMDKESGALATEPGGKGAPGMETNQPAKPGEQGRWSLCPENAGRKQYTIHFIQTPIQLSKGLGKEKPVIDPNGLIYVLKEEEEEVRKDPASPKTIPLVYRGSVYDCVDVILKSEWEDNDTTNFQMSKINIHIHFIQFDNQASDGVITGFSYEQSVRPFTQMDKKKHKGLPTPMNAILVEDAKAGSNTIKIKMAEGATPYHVNTDLMVGMEEVKSSEIMWIKDIKGDIITFTEPFRFDHKKNEITSVEYVRERYWLDADVGTVFWHDHAFGATTWPHGGVGALIVEPAGSTYHDPTTGKPIRSGPLADIHSTEPIGYGVNGSFRELVVMPHDTVPTTAQVVTEGNPPGQSLQVAIDAGQTLSFQMPYDLDKVAVPMINGGTHTTGSGLNFRAESVARRLKHNPDPTLIFSSKAHQDPSTVLLRAYLGDTVVFRLLHTLMNETHVWHVAGHAFRTERYAEFSDFRNAHHVGIAERYDLVTKAGGPQQMAGDYLHYNGRASHLSEGSWGILRVLDKETPDLKKLPGRDEVPASAKSLCPADAPVKTFNVVATDRALKFNAKAPDMIDVDFDRKLQVANPSGKIFMLEGEKSKVANDGAQPMPLTLHVNVGDCVKVNLKNEMKASKASFSADMLAFDPKDSHGVNVGNNAGDQTVAPGKSRTYTFYAHPQYGETAALVWDWGNFINNVRDGLFGAIIVGPRGSKYRDPITGDDVTMKNAWQADVIVDRSLPENVSRSDFRDASLFFQDEDNIIGTSFMPYIQQIGGLTGVNYRNEPWMFREEQGCEPGNMFTACVAAESGGLATPIIQAHAGDPVRVHVFGAFSEQNQIFSIEGHEWPFKPNMVGADMLSSLQFGGSEYLDVYLKEGAGGPFHIPGDYVWQNHRMPFAAAGQWGYLRVLPAGDRKILPLNSGGPTGKTASNSDGQTPAPVAQEGGIGPVSMLK from the coding sequence ATGACAATTGCTAGAAGAAGCATTTTAACGTTGCTCTTCGCTCTCTTGCTTGTTTTCGCAAGAAGGGAAGGGGTCTTCGCCGGCGGGGACCATGTTCACCCCGAAGGTGCAGACGCTCAGCCGACCTCCTCAGATTGGGAGGCGAAGTTTAAGGCCCAGATCGCCCGGGAAGATAAAATGGAAGGCCGCGAGGGGCATGCCGATAAAGTCGACGCGGCAATGAATAGACTGATGCAGGAGATCTCCAAGGGGACCGACCAGCATGCAGGTCACAGCGGCGGAGGGCCTTTCGGCGACATGGCAACGATGCAGCAGATGGACCGCAGCTTCTTCCTCGGGCCGGCCGCCAATACCGAGAGTGTGATGGGCGGAGGCCACTGCCCCAAGAATGCACAGGTGAAAGAATATAACATCTCTGCCATCAACGTCGAGATCACGCTGAACCAGTGGCAAGATTATCACCCCGGTTATATGTATGTTCTCAATGAAAACCTCGACAAGGTCCGCGAGGAGGAGAAAAAGAATAAAGAGGCCCGCTCCAAGGAAGGATACGATGCAGGCGCCGTCACCACCGGTCTTCAGACCGATATGATTCAGCCGCTGAACATCCGGGGCAATCAGGGCGACTGTATCGTCTTTACCCTCACCAATAAAACCGATGGAGATGATGTCAGCCTTCATATCCACGGCTCCAGCACCATCGTGAAAGCCTCCGGCCAGGCGGCCACCATTTCGAACCCGGAATCCACCGTCAAGCCGGGAAAGAGCCAAACCTTCGAGTGGTACATCCGGCCCGATGAGCAGGAAGGGGCCCATACCTTCCACAGCCACGTCGGCCGTGAGCAGGCGAGCCTCGGAATGATCGGGACCTTCGTCGTCGAGCCGAGCGGTTCCCGCTACCTCGATCCAATCAGCGGCAAGGAGAGCAAGAGCGGCTGGCAGATGATGATCGTTGCCGACAAAGGGGCCCATCCTTCTTCAAAGGATTTCAGAGAGTTCATCCTCATCTATCACGAAATCGGTGACGAGTCGTTCCGACCTTTGAATCGAAACGGAGAGATGATCCCGCAGCGCGATCCGAACACCGACTCGTATCGTCCTTCGGCGCGCGCGATGAACTATCGGAGCGAGCCGTTCGGCGTCAACAACTTAGCGCTGCAAGAGAAATATTTCCATCATGAAGACGAATCGCTTGGATACAGCTCGTATACCTTCGGAGATGCCCCGACGACGATCCCTCGGTCATATATGGGCGACCCGGCCAAATTCCGCCTGGTCCATGGCGGCGGCGAGGTTTTCCACTCGCACCATCCCCACGGCGGGACCATCCGCTGGCTCCGTCAGCCGAAGGCCGACGGAAAGGGAGAGTTTCTGATGACCGCGGCTGAAAACGGCCCGGTGAAATATCCGGAAGTCCGCACCACCTCCGACCGCGTCGACGTTCAAGTCATCGGACCGTCCGAGGTGCTCGATCTTCAAACCGAGTGCGGCTCGGGTCTCTGCCAGCAGCTTGCCGGAGATTTTCTCTTCCACTGCCATGTGGCCCATCACTATGTCGCCGGCATGTGGGGATATTGGAGGGTCTACAACACCTTGCAAACCGGCAACTACCCGATGGCGAGCACCGATATCATGCCGCCGTTGCAAGAGCTTCCCGATCGGAAAGGGCGGATCAAGCCGGCCGTCACCTCCGACAAGCTCGTCGGAAAGACAATGGATTGGTTTGATAAGAAATTTAACATCACCGCCGACAAGTCCGACTGGAGCAAGCCGATTCCAGATGTTTCGATCAAAGATTGGGTCACGATGATGACCCCTCCCTCCGGTCAGCCGGGTCATACCGAGGACGAGGCAAAGCAGATCGCCGCGTATGACGCGACGGTCTGGGACTGGGCTTGGGAAGGGAACAAGGCATTGGGAGAGCCCGAAGTCAGCGGCAAATTCCCCTGGCCGAAGTATAAATCACCGATGCCGGGGAAACGGCCGCCGATCCTCTTCGATGAGAAGACCGGAAAGGTCGCCTTCCCCCTCTTCAAACCGCATTTCGGCAAGCGTGTTCCGTTCGCCCGTCATCATGGACCGGCCCCTTGGTTGGAGCCGATCCATATGGACAAAGAGAGCGGCGCGTTGGCAACCGAGCCGGGAGGCAAGGGAGCGCCTGGAATGGAGACCAATCAGCCGGCCAAGCCGGGTGAGCAGGGCCGTTGGAGCCTCTGTCCGGAGAATGCCGGACGGAAGCAGTACACGATCCACTTCATTCAGACCCCGATCCAATTAAGCAAAGGGCTGGGGAAGGAGAAGCCGGTCATTGATCCGAACGGCTTGATCTATGTCTTGAAGGAAGAAGAAGAGGAAGTCCGGAAAGATCCGGCAAGTCCAAAGACGATCCCTCTGGTTTACCGGGGGAGTGTCTATGACTGCGTTGATGTTATCTTGAAGAGCGAGTGGGAGGACAACGACACCACCAACTTCCAGATGTCGAAGATCAACATCCATATCCACTTCATCCAATTCGACAACCAAGCCTCCGACGGCGTGATCACCGGATTCTCCTACGAACAGTCGGTCCGGCCGTTCACCCAGATGGATAAGAAAAAGCACAAAGGTCTTCCGACCCCGATGAACGCCATCCTGGTCGAAGACGCCAAGGCAGGGTCGAACACCATCAAGATCAAAATGGCCGAGGGGGCGACCCCTTACCATGTCAACACCGATCTGATGGTCGGGATGGAGGAGGTGAAGAGCTCCGAGATCATGTGGATCAAGGATATCAAGGGGGATATCATCACCTTTACTGAGCCGTTCCGGTTCGACCACAAGAAAAACGAGATCACCTCGGTCGAATATGTTCGGGAGCGGTATTGGCTCGATGCCGACGTGGGGACGGTCTTCTGGCATGACCATGCCTTCGGGGCGACGACCTGGCCGCACGGCGGGGTCGGGGCACTGATCGTCGAGCCGGCCGGCTCCACCTATCACGATCCGACGACCGGCAAGCCGATCCGAAGCGGACCGCTGGCCGATATACACTCCACCGAGCCGATCGGCTATGGGGTCAACGGCAGCTTCCGCGAACTCGTGGTGATGCCGCACGACACCGTGCCGACCACCGCGCAGGTGGTCACCGAGGGGAATCCGCCGGGCCAGTCGCTTCAGGTTGCCATCGACGCCGGTCAGACCCTCTCCTTCCAGATGCCGTATGATCTGGACAAGGTGGCCGTCCCGATGATCAACGGCGGGACCCACACCACCGGCAGCGGTTTGAACTTCCGGGCCGAGTCGGTGGCGCGGCGGCTGAAGCACAATCCGGATCCGACCTTGATCTTCTCGAGCAAGGCGCATCAAGATCCGAGCACCGTGCTGCTGAGGGCCTACCTGGGAGACACGGTTGTCTTCCGGTTGCTCCATACACTCATGAACGAGACCCATGTTTGGCATGTGGCCGGTCATGCATTCCGGACCGAGCGATATGCCGAGTTCTCCGATTTCAGAAACGCCCACCATGTCGGGATCGCAGAGCGGTATGATCTCGTCACCAAGGCGGGAGGACCGCAGCAGATGGCCGGAGATTATCTCCATTACAACGGCCGTGCCTCGCATCTCTCCGAGGGGAGCTGGGGAATTCTCCGGGTGCTCGACAAAGAGACCCCTGACTTGAAGAAACTTCCGGGTCGGGATGAGGTCCCCGCATCGGCCAAGTCGCTCTGCCCGGCCGATGCACCGGTGAAAACTTTCAACGTCGTCGCCACGGATCGCGCTCTGAAATTTAATGCAAAGGCGCCCGACATGATCGACGTCGATTTCGATCGCAAGCTTCAGGTGGCGAATCCTTCCGGCAAAATCTTCATGCTCGAAGGGGAGAAATCGAAGGTGGCCAATGACGGCGCACAGCCGATGCCGTTGACGCTCCATGTAAACGTCGGCGATTGCGTCAAGGTCAATCTAAAGAATGAAATGAAGGCGAGCAAGGCGTCGTTCTCCGCCGACATGCTGGCGTTTGACCCGAAAGATTCTCACGGGGTGAACGTCGGCAACAACGCGGGGGACCAGACCGTCGCCCCCGGCAAGAGCCGCACCTATACCTTCTATGCTCATCCGCAATATGGAGAGACGGCAGCGCTGGTGTGGGATTGGGGGAATTTCATCAACAACGTTCGTGACGGTCTCTTCGGCGCCATCATCGTCGGCCCGAGAGGATCGAAGTACCGCGATCCGATCACCGGGGATGATGTTACCATGAAGAACGCCTGGCAGGCCGATGTGATCGTTGACCGGTCGCTTCCGGAGAATGTGAGTCGCTCCGACTTCCGGGATGCCTCGCTCTTCTTCCAGGATGAGGACAACATCATCGGGACCTCGTTTATGCCCTATATCCAGCAGATCGGCGGCTTAACCGGCGTCAACTACCGGAACGAGCCGTGGATGTTCCGCGAAGAGCAGGGTTGCGAGCCTGGGAATATGTTTACCGCTTGCGTGGCGGCGGAGTCGGGAGGATTGGCCACGCCGATCATCCAGGCCCATGCCGGGGATCCGGTCCGCGTCCATGTCTTCGGCGCATTCAGCGAGCAGAACCAGATCTTCAGCATCGAAGGGCACGAGTGGCCGTTCAAACCGAACATGGTCGGTGCCGATATGTTGAGCAGCCTTCAGTTCGGCGGCTCGGAATACCTCGACGTCTACCTCAAGGAGGGTGCGGGCGGTCCGTTCCACATCCCCGGCGACTACGTCTGGCAGAATCACCGGATGCCATTCGCAGCGGCCGGTCAGTGGGGCTATCTCCGCGTGCTGCCGGCGGGGGATCGAAAGATCCTTCCGTTGAACAGCGGCGGACCGACCGGAAAGACCGCGTCGAACTCGGACGGGCAGACCCCTGCTCCGGTTGCTCAAGAAGGGGGAATCGGACCGGTTTCGATGCTCAAGTAA